From a single Helicoverpa armigera isolate CAAS_96S chromosome 7, ASM3070526v1, whole genome shotgun sequence genomic region:
- the LOC110378416 gene encoding DNL-type zinc finger protein — MWSLPFKALQKCKMSHKTLIDFVVKYHTPRLLNNVVFFPSNGNSYFGRRLMVPLSSSTPKVQSPRNFSTSSPKINEVQLNQKPKKTEGSFQLMFTCKKCNTRNSKFISKLAYYKGVVIVICEGCENKHLIADNLNWFTDMNGKKNIEDIMAEKGETVQKIMSSDLEFIAMEMAKTLGKDEEKLLLKDEK; from the coding sequence ATGTGGTCGCTGCCTTTTAAAGCTTTGCAGAAGTGTAAGATGTCTCACAAAACATTAATAGACTTCGTGGTGAAATACCACACACCACGTTTGTTGAATAACGTTGTATTCTTCCCGAGCAATGGGAACTCATATTTCGGCCGAAGATTAATGGTGCCTTTGTCTTCATCAACACCTAAGGTACAATCGCCGAGGAATTTCAGTACAAGTTCACCAAAAATCAATGAAGTGCAACTAAACCAGAAGCCTAAGAAAACGGAGGGAAGTTTTCAACTAATGTTCACTTGTAAGAAATGCAACACAAGAAACTCGAAGTTTATCTCAAAGCTAGCTTATTACAAAGGAGTTGTTATTGTGATCTGTGAAGGCTGCGAAAACAAACATTTGATTGCTGACAATCTGAATTGGTTCACCGATATGAATGGCAAGAAAAACATTGAAGACATCATGGCTGAAAAGGGTGAGACGGTACAGAAGATAATGTCATCAGACCTGGAATTTATTGCTATGGAAATGGCTAAAACTTTGGGGAAGGATGAAGAAAAATTACTGTTAAAAGATGAAAAGTGA
- the LOC135117068 gene encoding uncharacterized protein LOC135117068, translating to MESKSTTITTAAAPVAFGLTEGLIEKFSGDDKSYSSSKWAQDIEDNAEIFQWTPQQTLIVARRSLTGTAELWLKSEKAFKTYGDLKAALVKEFPDTANVKEMHELMAARKKLKGETYYQYMLHMKELARRAKFPDYIAIQYIVDGIDDYESNKVILYGVTTFPALKEKLAFYEKMKSKTREREKRTERLKGHARSAEASSAASGSARRCYSCGDMGHEAGVCKNGLKCFGCNQFGHIRNQCPVNPMRSTATASASGHSGAKMAGAGGSGAHGGRGGGASGSGEAGKLGPKRPAAMFGTVNEVSGNETVRAVIDNETSLTLTDVNTVNVTATSYEDRNVNITHVNKCVRKPVKDIKINNTVLNALVDSGCVAVNVDHIQDPAVRSEVMQCVEEYKPLYKEEAPIQLQIVLKDDIPVRQRPRRLSLMEQQVVEDQIEEWLDKGIVRVSFSDTLTLKKKDLSAKVARWVLMLSEYDFEVEHRAGSRMQHADALSRIPTVAVVTTLQESLRQAQDQDDGIKAIKEILRGGSPYDDYWLENGVLYKTEQKLFVVPRSLEKEIINRVHSKGHFGKSKMKGLLNKEYYIRDVDKKMQDFLLSCIPCLLATRKEGKQEGFLNPIEKEGVPFDTLHLDHIGPLTETRKQYNYILTVIDGFTKFVWLFPTKTTSKSEKLTLTMPLSSHSSI from the exons ATGGAATCGAAATCAACGACGATTACGACTGCAGCGGCGCCGGTGGCGTTCGGGCTCACAGAGGGGCTCATCGAGAAGTTCAGCGGAGACGACAAATCTTACTCGTCGAGTAAGTGGGCTCAAGACATCGAGGATAACGCTGAGATATTTCAGTGGACGCCGCAACAAACTTTGATCGTAGCTCGCCGGTCACTCACCGGGACGGCTGAGCTATGGTTAAAATCCGAGAAGGCATTCAAAACCTACGGCGATCTCAAGGCTGCGCTTGTGAAGGAATTTCCAGACACCGCGAACGTCAAGGAAATGCACGAGCTAATGGCGGCACGCAAGAAATTAAAAGGCGAGACGTATTATCAGTACATGTTGCATATGAAAGAGCTAGCGCGGCGTGCGAAATTTCCCGACTACATCGCGATACAGTACATCGTGGATGGCATCGACGATTACGAGAGCAATAAGGTGATTCTGTACGGCGTGACCACGTTTCCAGCATTGAAGGAAAAGCTGGCTTTCTATGAGAAAATGAAGTCCAAAACCAGGGAGCGAGAAAAGAGAACCGAGAGGTTAAAAGGTCATGCGAGGTCGGCGGAGGCGTCCTCGGCAGCATCGGGATCGGCGAGGCGGTGCTATAGCTGTGGTGACATGGGACATGAAGCGGGTGTGTGTAAAAACGGATTGAAGTGTTTTGGGTGTAATCAGTTCGGTCACATTCGTAACCAGTGTCCCGTAAATCCGATGAGATCTACGGCTACAGCATCGGCATCGGGTCATTCAGGCGCCAAGATGGCGGGCGCAGGCGGCAGCGGCGCTCACGGCGGCCGAGGAGGCGGGGCTTCCGGTTCCGGGGAGGCCGGAAAGTTGGGACCCAAGCGACCCGCGGCTATGTTCGGAACGGTGAACGAAGTAAGCGGAAACGAGACTGTCCGCGCGGTCATAGACAATGAAACGTCACTGACATTGACAGATGTCAACACTGTAAATGTGACAGCTACGAGTTACGAAGATCGAAACGTTAACATCACGCATGTAAACAAATGTGTTCGGAAGCCGgtaaaagacattaaaattaataatacagttttaaatgCTCTCGTAGATTCAG GATGTGTAGCAGTCAATGTTGATCACATTCAAGATCCAGCAGTAAGGAGTGAGGTTATGCAATGTGTTGAGGAGTATAAGCCATTGTATAAGGAAGAGGCCCCGATCCAACTTCAAATTGTATTGAAGGATGACATCCCAGTGCGACAGCGACCCAGACGACTGTCACTTATGGAGCAACAGGTAGTGGAAGATCAAATCGAGGAATGGCTTGATAAAGGCATCGTGAGGGTGAGTTTCTCAGACACATTAACACTTAAGAAGAAAGACTTGTCAGCCAAGGTAGCCAGGTGGGTCCTCATGCTCAGTGAATATGATTTCGAAGTGGAGCACAGAGCGGGCTCCAGGATGCAGCATGCAGATGCTTTGAGCCGCATACCAACAGTGGCAGTGGTTACTACTCTGCAGGAGAGTTTACGCCAAGCACAAGATCAAGATGATGGCATAAAAGCCATAAAGGAAATTTTGAGAGGAGGAAGTCCATACGACGATTATTGGTTAGAAAATGGTGTGTTGTATAAGACTGAGCAGAAGCTGTTTGTAGTGCCAAGAAGTTTggagaaagaaattattaacaGAGTACACAGCAAAGGTCACTTTGGAAAGTCTAAGATGAAAGGGTTACTGAATAAGGAATATTACATTAGAGATGTGGACAAGAAGATGCaggattttttattgagttgcaTTCCTTGCCTACTAGCAACAAGGAAGGAAGGAAAACAGGAAGGATTCTTGAATCCGATAGAGAAAGAAGGTGTTCCATTTGATACCCTGCATTTAGACCATATTGGTCCACTTACAGAGACAAGAAAGCAATACAACTACATACTCACGGTGATAGATGGGTTTACGAAGTTCGTATGGCTGTTTCCCACGAAAACTACTTCAAAATCTGAGAAACTCACCCTCACGATGCCTTTATCAAGCCATTCCTCGATTTGA
- the Lsm1 gene encoding U6 snRNA-associated Sm-like protein LSm1 yields MSSNMNPLAGTAHLLDELDKKLMVLLRDGRTLIGYLRCVDQFANLVLHKTIERIHVGREYGDIPRGIFIVRGENVVLLGEIDKDKEDNLPLTEVSVDDILDAQRREQDAKIEQQKLLSKALKERGLNLLAEMGHDDMF; encoded by the exons ATGTCCAGCAATATGAACCCTTTGGCTGGAACCGCCCATTTACTGGACGAATTAGACA AGAAACTTATGGTGCTGCTGCGAGATGGGAGGACATTGATCGGGTACCTCCGCTGCGTCGATCAGTTTGCAAATTTAGTTCTGCACAAGACGATAGAACGGATTCACGTTGGAAGAGAGTACGGCGATATTCCAAGAGGTATATTCATCGTTAGAGGAGAGAATGTCGTACTCCTTGGTGAAATT gATAAAGACAAGGAGGATAATCTGCCGCTGACAGAAGTCTCCGTGGATGATATTCTAGATGCTCAAAGACGAGAACAAGACGCCAAGATAGAACAACAGAAGTTACTATCAAAGGCTCTGAAAGAGAGGGGCCTCAATTTACTAGCTGAAATGGGACACGAtgatatgttttaa
- the LOC110378415 gene encoding docking protein 3 has protein sequence MEQDDEIKSGCLLFPPAGGNMFSKFPKKKNWQQKHCILFTASKRGIERLEIFDNKDEVTSGAIPKIITLENCIKITHSSPNTITILTKSHTQQLSTQSETETLEWVTALQSVAFKDKDSNPFSCDEDNDLYCSSGEGVFSVKMCPSEASTRCGFEPIRYILLLTSTAIELRSQTDDKLYATWPYRFIRRYGYRQGKFTFEAGRKCDTGEGIFHLEHPNQSEIFKCLSLKMKTMKQMIGNDNLNSPEHSEFNIQSSANLFPGSRSPLVAARPDDLNLSSLSFKTASVSVSSQQSSCSERDTAPLLMPKPALKPKPLKPPRKIINLPKSKDIPISSEETSDFARFKKPDNYEPIDHSQKREHSPPSSTVPYDKVEVRSEAWRIFGVEEPEHTEFTPNLGDNPNCIKLISRSQDNLNTTGPEASRIILLPSPVVDPEDENYDRLAYFGSTSKLNKSSRYKKIEARPTTLALGEQKNKDTWNDYDEVENVMQTARLADDSHLGYGMIRKPNTPGPQVPTAAQVQALQNQVGLEDVSHNMCNGTDYAIVSRPKRV, from the exons ATGGAACAAGACGACGAAATCAAATCCGGTTGTTTGTTATTTCCGCCTGCCGGAGGGAATATGTTTAGTAAATTTCCCAAAAAG AAAAATTGGCAACAAAAACATTGTATCCTGTTTACTGCCAGCAAACGGGGAATAGAGCGTCTTGAAATATTTGATAACAAAGATGAAGTCACATCTGGTGCTATACCCAAAATTATAACTCttgaaaattgtataaaaattacaCATTCTAGTCCAAACACTATTACAATACTTACTAAGTCACACACGCAGCAACTCAGCACACAGTCAGAGACTGAGACCTTGGAATGGGTGACAGCCTTGCAGTCAGTGGCCTTCAAAGACAAGGACTCCAATCCCTTCAGCTGTGACGAAGACAATGATCTGTATTGCTCATCTGGTGAGGGTGTATTCTCAGTCAAAATGTGCCCCTCTGAAGCATCAACAAGATGTGGTTTTGAACCCATCAGGTACATCCTTTTGCTCACATCCACTGCCATAGAATTAAGATCACAAACTGATGATAAGTTATATGCCACGTGGCCCTACAGGTTCATAAGGCGCTATGGTTACAGACAGGGTAAATTTACATTTGAAGCAGGCAGAAAGTGTGATACTGGAGAAGGAATCTTCCATTTAGAACATCCAAACCAATCTGAAATCTTCAAATGTTTGTcattgaaaatgaaaacaatgAAGCAAATGATTGGCAATGACAACCTGAATAGTCCTGAGCACAGTGAATTTAACATCCAGTCAAGTGCCAATTTGTTTCCTGGCTCTAGAAGCCCTCTAGTTGCTGCAAGGCCTGATGATTTGAATTTGAGTTCTTTGTCATTTAAGACAGCTTCAGTATCAGTGTCAAGTCAACAAAGTTCATGCTCAGAAAGAGACACTGCACCCCTACTTATGCCAAAACCTGCACTGAAACCTAAACCACTGAAGCCTCCACGTAAAATCATCAACTTACCTAAAAGTAAAGACATTCCAATTTCATCTGAGGAGACTTCAGACTTTGCCAGGTTTAAGAAACCTGATAACTATGAACCAATTGACCATAGTCAAAAAAGAGAACATAGTCCTCCAAGCTCAACAGTGCCATATGATAAAGTTGAAGTAAGATCTGAAGCATGGAGGATATTTGGAGTTGAGGAGCCTGAGCACACTGAGTTCACACCTAACCTGGGTGACAATCCTAACTGTATCAAACTGATATCTCGATCTCAGGATAATTTGAACACTACTGGCCCAGAAGCTTCACGAATAATTCTGCTTCCAAGTCCAGTAGTTGATCCGGAGGATGAAAATTATGATAGACTGGCATATTTTGGTTCAACAAGTAAGCTGAATAAGTCATCAAGGTACAAAAAGATTGAGGCGCGACCTACGACCCTGGCTCTTGGGGAGCAGAAGAATAAAGATACATGGAATGATTATGACGAGGTTGAGAATGTGATGCAGACAGCAAGATTGGCAGATGACTCCCACTTGGGATATGGCATGATAAGGAAACCCAATACTCCTGGTCCACAAGTGCCCACTGCTGCTCAAGTTCAGGCTCTGCAAAACCAGGTTGGGTTGGAAGATGTCTCCCATAATATGTGCAATGGAACAGATTATGCTATTGTTAGCCGTCCAAAAAGAGTATAA
- the LOC110378420 gene encoding MMS19 nucleotide excision repair protein homolog translates to MSSVWYRPELADVIIHHGDIFTETHSIITDIVSGHLDIADLVQNMAGVLTNNEPENREKGMRFYTKILKELPRDYLNDMQVKFISKFYIDRLKDHHRVVPPVLEGYSVLIDMMEYNIQNCTDFLTVLFREVTCQSQTRQDRYNIYVIFQKLCNKDIDYMKSLGSDFVYGVISAMDGERDPRNLLFLFAFLQNFLKTVPLGHLAEEMFDVISCYYPIDFHPSQDDPASVTRDDLANALAPCLCAIPEFGDSCIILLIEKLDSELRLAKIDSLKLLVESCKTFTPQSYSPFLRALWSSISREMSHKTDDELKLIAHDALSALIGKMATTANTDMAFENLLKGILISAQTTIAEATTVAQFVKGAKVLLTAANASDQSCATITRAMVPATVAYYELKTAPKLQIASLDFIGDLYECAVNRGLLNEVRAQVDNVPHICLNAVSQTSKEYQMAGFKTLIRVQDCLGEELVVPFVEVLIYNVQHAQDNDLLSISVETIHVIARKFPELIMNLVVKGKCSIDTATQDKIVFQKRLNLLTNLASLDDFTKVIIEEMLKIITSNDPEALHVVEALSGSISIASVFTTEKVTQIESDHGLIDPVLSWLYKEISSSSPDALAHGYTLISNTIGSLPAEKQENILLKHTPKALEECSKDDIYFLIIECLYAPLRQTVYNSKFEEIMTVALGVALKSDKDVVRTKACVLIAHLLNKAEHGQKFELLYELLKTKLSTCNREDDKLCPRLITLYGWITKSLLMRGSEMFLFWLQKIVGILSTPQYSGMGAESIKLIMTEHPDYLNAKQHCRISLLYKQRMFETFSGLAEKLKTSIGPATRENYLLSWAYVLDKAPKVVLKNEAPKVAPIVIDALEYENKDMLLVSLEVLGHFVQASPGTVSGSLQTILPRLVTLTRYMKSMDVRIKSLECLYDIANTFRTSALLPYKQDVLLDLAPSLDDKKRLVRSVAVRARSRWFLVGAPGEDKVN, encoded by the exons ATGAGTTCAGTGTGGTATAGGCCTGAACTAGCAGATGTTATTATTCACCATGGCGATATATTTACTGAAACACACAGTATTATCACCG ATATTGTATCAGGTCACCTAGACATAGCGGATCTAGTACAAAACATGGCCGGCGTCCTCACAAACAATGAGCCAGAAAACCGAGAGAAAGGCATGCGTTTCtacacaaaaatacttaaagaacTACCGAGAGATTATTTGAATGACATGCAAGTGAAATTCATATCTAAGTTCTATATTGATCGGTTGAAAGACCATCATCGGGTTGTGCCTCCTGTTCTTGAAGGGTACTCGGTATTGATTGACATGATGGAGTACAATATACAGAATTGTACGGACTTTTTGACAGTTCTGTTCAGAGAGGTGACGTGTCAGTCACAGACGAGACAAGACagatacaatatttatgtaatttttcagaAGCTATGTAACAAGGATATAGATT ACATGAAAAGTCTAGGCTCAGATTTCGTATACGGCGTCATATCAGCAATGGACGGTGAACGAGACCCGCGCAATCTATTGTTCCTCTTCGCATTCCTACAAAACTTCCTCAAGACCGTTCCTCTAGGACACTTGGCCGAAGAAATGTTTGACGTTATTTCCTGTTACTATCCTATTGACTTCCACCCATCTCAAGATGACCCAGCTTCAGTGACAAGAGATGACCTTGCTAATGCTTTGGCACCATGCCTTTGTGCTATACCAGAGTTTGGGGATTCGTGTATCATACTTTTGATTGAAAAGCTGGATTCAGAGTTGAGGCTCGCCAAAATTGATTCTTTGAAGTTGTTG GTTGAAAGCTGCAAGACATTCACACCACAATCCTATAGCCCGTTTCTCAGAGCTCTGTGGTCCTCAATCAGTCGAGAAATGTCTCACAAAACTGATGACGAACTAAAACTAATAGCCCACGACGCTTTATCCGCACTAATTGGAAAAATGGCGACCACTGCCAACACAGACATGGCCTTCGAGAACTTACTTAAAGGCATTCTAATTTCTGCACAAACTACTATAGCTGAAGCAACTACGGTCGCACAGTTCGTTAAAGGCGCGAAAGTGCTTTTAACCGCTGCAAATGCTTCCGACCAATCGTGTGCGACTATCACAAGGGCCATGGTACCCGCAACTGTGGCGTACtatgaactgaaaaccgcgccaAAGTTGCAAATAGCCAGTTTGGACTTCATTGGCGACTTGTATGAGTGTGCCGTAAACAGGGGCTTATTAAACGAAGTTAGGGCACAAGTAGACAACGTACCACATATTTGTCTAAACGCGGTCAGCCAGACGTCGAAGGAATACCAGATGGCTGGCTTCAAAACTTTGATCAGGGTACAGGATTGTTTAGGCGAAGAATTGGTAGTGCCATTTGTAGAAGTTCTAATTTATAACGTCCAACATGCACAGGATAACGACCTACTTAGTATAAGCGTTGAAACCATACACGTTATAGCCAGAAAATTCCCAGAATTGATCATGAATTTGGTTGTGAAAGGAAAATGTAGCATAGACACAGCAACGCAAGACAAAATTGTGTTCCAAAAACGTTTGAACTTGCTGACGAATCTGGCAAGCTTAGATGATTTTACCAAAGTAATAATAGAAGAgatgttgaaaataataacGTCGAATGATCCAGAAGCATTGCACGTTGTTGAGGCTTTAAGCGGCTCTATATCAATAGCTAGTGTATTTACTACGGAAAAGGTGACTCAGATTGAGAGTGACCACGGTCTTATCGACCCTGTGTTATCTTGGTTGTATAAAGAAATATCTTCGAGTAGCCCAGACGCTTTGGCACATGGCTACACTCTCATATCAAATACAATAGGCAGCTTACCTGCGGAAAAACAGGAGAACATACTATTGAAACATACACCAAAGGCTTTAGAAGAATGTTCGAAAGATGatatttatttccttataaTCGAATGCTTGTATGCTCCGTTACGGCAAACGGTATACAATTCTAAGTTCGAAGAGATTATGACTGTTGCTTTAGGTGTGGCATTAAAAAGTGATAAAGATGTAGTAAGAACGAAAGCGTGTGTACTTATAgcacatttattaaataaggCTGAACATGGACAGAAGTTTGAGCTTCTATACGAGTTGTTGAAGACTAAACTGTCGACGTGTAATAGGGAAGATGATAAATTGTGTCCGAGGTTGATAACGTTGTATGGATGGATCACGAAGTCGCTGCTTATGAGGGGCAGTGAAATGTTCCTGTTTTGGTTGCAAAAG ATTGTTGGAATCCTATCAACACCCCAATATTCGGGAATGGGTGCTGaatcaataaaactaataatgaCTGAACATCCCGACTATTTGAATGCCAAACAACATTGCAGAATAAGTCTTCTATACAAACAGAGGATGTTTGAAACTTTCTCCGGTTTGGCTGAAAAGCTCAAGACTTCAATAGGCCCAGCTACGAGAGAGAATTACTTGCTCAGTTGGGCCTATGTGCTAGACAAAGCACCCAAAGTTGTACTTAAAAATGAGGCCCCTAAG GTAGCACCAATAGTAATAGATGCCCTAGAATACGAAAACAAGGACATGTTACTAGTATCGCTAGAAGTGTTGGGTCACTTTGTGCAAGCCAGTCCGGGGACGGTGTCGGGCAGCTTACAGACTATACTGCCTAGGTTGGTGACTTTGACGCGGTATATGAAATCTATG